A DNA window from Mesorhizobium sp. C432A contains the following coding sequences:
- a CDS encoding DsbA family protein yields the protein MNRSLSRRNLLSSLAVIPAVAMLAACSDSGEDAKAADVKPAAPAPASTPATPAAVKVPESSGNVDMAELLKPGALPDKQLGKDDAKVTIVEYASMTCPHCAHFAATTFPELKTKYIDTGKARYILREFPFDPSAEAGFMLARCSKDNYFPMVDVLFKQQANWVGVNNTKDALLQISKLAGFTQESFEACLTDQKLLDDVRSVQKRGADEFKVDSTPTFFINGKTYKGAMSIEEISAIIDPLL from the coding sequence ATGAACCGTAGCTTGTCCCGCAGAAACCTCCTGTCTTCGCTGGCCGTCATTCCGGCAGTGGCTATGCTCGCCGCATGCAGCGATTCAGGCGAGGACGCCAAAGCAGCGGATGTGAAGCCTGCGGCTCCCGCGCCTGCTTCGACGCCTGCCACTCCGGCCGCCGTCAAGGTCCCGGAGTCTTCCGGCAATGTCGACATGGCCGAACTGCTGAAGCCCGGCGCTTTGCCCGACAAGCAGCTCGGCAAGGATGACGCCAAGGTCACCATCGTCGAATATGCTTCGATGACCTGCCCGCATTGTGCGCATTTCGCGGCGACCACCTTCCCTGAGTTGAAGACCAAATACATCGACACCGGCAAGGCGCGTTACATCCTGCGCGAATTCCCGTTCGATCCGAGCGCCGAGGCCGGTTTCATGCTGGCGCGCTGTTCGAAGGACAATTATTTCCCGATGGTCGACGTGCTGTTCAAGCAGCAGGCCAACTGGGTCGGCGTCAACAATACCAAGGATGCGCTGCTGCAGATCTCCAAGCTCGCCGGTTTTACACAGGAGTCCTTCGAGGCCTGCTTGACGGACCAGAAACTTCTGGACGATGTGAGATCGGTCCAGAAGCGCGGCGCCGATGAATTCAAGGTCGACTCGACACCGACCTTCTTCATCAACGGGAAAACCTACAAAGGTGCGATGTCGATTGAGGAAATATCGGCCATCATCGACCCTCTGCTCTGA
- a CDS encoding HAD family phosphatase gives MTEIRHIVFDIGRVLLHYDPNIPFSRLIPDAEERKWFFDNVCTHDWNIEQDRGRTWEEAEALLIADYPDHAENIRNFRRYWNDMVPHAYEDSVAIMLGLIESGRDVTMLTNFAADTLAEARLRFDFLSRPRGVTVSADIREIKPDRAIYDHHVVAFGLEPSATLFIDDSPRNVDGARAAGWNAVLFTDAKTLKADLERYGIAV, from the coding sequence ATGACTGAAATCCGCCATATCGTGTTCGACATCGGCCGCGTCTTGCTCCACTACGATCCGAACATTCCGTTCAGCCGCCTCATTCCCGATGCCGAAGAGCGCAAGTGGTTCTTCGACAATGTCTGCACGCATGACTGGAACATCGAGCAGGATCGTGGCCGGACGTGGGAAGAGGCGGAAGCGCTGCTGATCGCGGATTACCCGGATCATGCTGAAAACATTCGCAATTTCCGGCGCTATTGGAACGACATGGTGCCGCATGCCTATGAGGACAGCGTCGCCATCATGCTCGGCCTGATCGAGAGCGGCCGCGACGTGACCATGCTGACGAACTTCGCCGCCGACACGCTTGCCGAGGCAAGACTGCGCTTCGATTTCCTTAGCCGCCCGCGCGGCGTGACCGTGTCGGCCGATATCCGTGAGATCAAGCCCGACCGCGCCATCTACGACCATCACGTGGTCGCGTTCGGCCTGGAGCCCTCCGCCACGCTGTTCATCGACGACAGCCCCAGGAATGTCGACGGAGCCAGGGCGGCTGGCTGGAATGCTGTGCTGTTCACAGATGCAAAAACGCTCAAGGCGGACCTAGAGCGGTATGGCATCGCGGTGTGA
- a CDS encoding site-specific DNA-methyltransferase has product MSAVRLLADLSHAPQQSEWLDTILKGDCVAALDRLPEKSIDVIFADPPYNLQLDGDLHRPDQSKVDAVDDDWDQFESFEAYDAFTRAWLLAARRVLKPNGTIWVIGSYHNIFRVGAKMQDLGFWILNDVVWRKTNPMPNFRGRRFQNAHETMIWASRDQKGKGYTFNYEAMKASNDDIQMRSDWLFPICTGGERLKNDNGDKLHPTQKPEALLARIMMASTKPGDIVLDPFFGSGTTGAVAKRLGRHFVGIEREQAYIDAANERIDAVRPLETADLTVLTGKRAEPRVAFVSLIDTGLMQPGATLYDAKKRWSAKVRADGTVAIGDSAGSIHKIGAEVQGLDACNGWTFWHYERSGGLTPIDELRRIARLGMERAGA; this is encoded by the coding sequence ATGTCTGCCGTGCGTCTTCTCGCCGACCTCTCCCACGCCCCCCAGCAATCCGAGTGGCTGGACACGATCCTCAAGGGCGATTGTGTCGCCGCGCTCGACCGGCTGCCGGAAAAATCCATCGACGTCATCTTCGCCGATCCGCCTTACAATCTGCAACTCGACGGCGATTTGCACCGGCCCGACCAGTCCAAGGTCGACGCCGTCGACGATGACTGGGACCAGTTCGAGAGTTTCGAGGCCTATGACGCCTTCACCCGCGCCTGGCTCCTGGCGGCACGCCGCGTGCTGAAGCCGAATGGCACCATCTGGGTCATCGGCTCCTACCACAACATCTTCCGCGTCGGCGCCAAGATGCAGGATCTCGGCTTCTGGATCCTCAACGATGTCGTCTGGCGCAAGACCAACCCAATGCCTAATTTCCGCGGTCGCCGCTTCCAGAACGCGCATGAGACCATGATCTGGGCCTCGCGCGACCAGAAGGGCAAGGGCTATACCTTCAACTACGAAGCCATGAAGGCATCGAACGACGACATCCAGATGCGCTCCGACTGGCTGTTCCCGATCTGCACTGGCGGCGAGCGGCTGAAGAACGACAATGGCGACAAGCTGCATCCGACGCAGAAGCCGGAAGCGCTGCTCGCCCGCATCATGATGGCCTCGACCAAGCCGGGCGACATCGTGCTCGACCCGTTCTTCGGATCCGGCACAACCGGCGCCGTGGCCAAGCGGCTTGGCCGCCATTTCGTCGGCATCGAGCGCGAGCAGGCCTATATCGACGCCGCCAATGAGCGCATCGATGCCGTGCGGCCGCTGGAAACCGCCGATCTCACCGTGCTCACCGGCAAGCGCGCCGAGCCGCGCGTCGCCTTTGTCAGCCTCATCGATACCGGGCTTATGCAGCCCGGCGCCACGCTTTACGATGCCAAGAAGCGCTGGTCGGCCAAGGTACGCGCCGACGGCACGGTTGCCATCGGTGACAGCGCCGGCTCGATCCACAAGATCGGCGCCGAAGTGCAGGGCCTGGACGCCTGCAATGGCTGGACCTTCTGGCACTATGAGCGCTCGGGCGGCCTGACCCCGATCGACGAACTGCGCCGCATCGCCAGGCTCGGCATGGAACGGGCAGGGGCTTGA
- a CDS encoding VOC family protein, whose translation MKLNGKLDYLELPATGATLDSVKAFYSAAFSWSFTDYGPTYSAFGEGLDGGFQADAAEAPAKPLPVLYSQDLEATLDVVESAGGTIVKPIFSFPGGRRFHFTDPAGNELAVWGE comes from the coding sequence ATGAAACTCAACGGAAAACTCGACTATCTCGAACTGCCCGCGACCGGCGCGACGCTGGACAGCGTCAAGGCTTTCTACAGCGCCGCCTTCTCGTGGTCGTTCACCGATTACGGGCCGACCTATTCGGCCTTCGGCGAAGGGCTCGATGGCGGCTTCCAGGCCGATGCAGCGGAGGCGCCGGCGAAACCATTGCCGGTGCTCTATTCGCAGGATCTGGAAGCAACGCTCGACGTTGTCGAAAGCGCCGGCGGCACGATCGTCAAGCCGATATTCTCGTTCCCGGGCGGCAGGCGGTTCCATTTCACCGATCCCGCTGGCAACGAGTTGGCGGTCTGGGGCGAATAG
- the mutY gene encoding A/G-specific adenine glycosylase: MALHEQTRKAASGPTLSGEIAARLLAWYDAHHRELPWRITPHAAAGGARPDPYRIWLSEVMLQQTTVEAVKSYFRAFVEKWPDVKALAAAPAEDVMKAWAGLGYYSRARNLKACADLVASQGGRFPDNETGLRELPGIGAYTAAAIAAIAFDRPAAVVDGNVERVISRLYSIATRLSEAKPEIRALVARLVPQTRPGDFAQAMMDLGATICTPRRPRCMLCPVREDCSAILSGDPERFPVRLPKVDKPLRRGAAFVAERGDGAILLRKRPDKGLLGGMTEVPTTGWTARIDGATTSEAAPFPADWRRAGEIAHVFTHFALELEVFHAQVKSDAPEGHFWSLAHDISGEALPTVMKKVIEAAIPGATKKHRPID, encoded by the coding sequence ATGGCACTGCACGAACAGACCCGCAAGGCCGCATCCGGACCAACTCTATCGGGAGAGATCGCCGCGCGTCTGCTTGCCTGGTACGACGCGCACCATCGCGAACTGCCGTGGCGGATCACGCCGCACGCCGCGGCCGGCGGTGCACGGCCGGACCCCTATCGCATCTGGCTTTCGGAAGTGATGCTGCAGCAGACCACGGTCGAAGCGGTAAAATCCTATTTTCGCGCCTTTGTCGAGAAATGGCCTGATGTGAAGGCGCTGGCGGCTGCGCCGGCCGAGGATGTGATGAAGGCCTGGGCCGGGCTCGGCTATTATTCACGGGCGCGCAACCTCAAGGCCTGCGCCGATCTGGTTGCGAGCCAGGGCGGCCGTTTTCCCGACAACGAAACGGGATTGAGGGAATTGCCGGGGATCGGCGCCTATACGGCGGCGGCGATCGCGGCGATCGCCTTCGACCGTCCGGCGGCGGTCGTCGACGGCAATGTCGAACGTGTCATCTCGCGGCTCTATTCGATCGCAACGCGGCTCAGCGAGGCAAAGCCTGAAATCCGCGCGCTCGTCGCAAGACTGGTTCCGCAGACAAGGCCGGGCGACTTCGCCCAGGCAATGATGGACCTTGGCGCCACGATCTGCACGCCAAGACGGCCGCGCTGCATGCTGTGCCCGGTGCGCGAGGATTGCAGCGCCATCCTGTCCGGCGACCCCGAGCGCTTTCCGGTCCGCCTGCCCAAGGTCGACAAACCACTCAGGCGGGGTGCCGCCTTCGTCGCCGAGCGCGGCGACGGCGCCATCCTGTTGCGCAAGCGGCCTGACAAGGGCCTGCTCGGCGGCATGACCGAGGTGCCGACCACAGGTTGGACAGCGCGGATCGACGGTGCAACCACTTCGGAGGCAGCGCCCTTCCCTGCCGACTGGCGGCGCGCTGGAGAGATCGCGCATGTCTTCACCCATTTCGCGCTCGAGCTCGAAGTTTTTCACGCTCAAGTGAAAAGTGATGCGCCGGAAGGGCATTTCTGGTCGCTGGCCCATGACATTTCCGGAGAAGCGCTGCCGACCGTCATGAAAAAGGTCATCGAAGCAGCGATACCGGGCGCAACCAAAAAACACCGCCCAATTGACTAG
- the smc gene encoding chromosome segregation protein SMC has translation MKFSRLRLLGFKSFVEPGEFVIERGLTGIVGPNGCGKSNLVEAMRWVMGESSYKNMRASGMDDVIFSGSGTRPARNTAEVTLFLDNSDRTAPAAFNDADELQVSRRIEREAGSLYRINGKEARAKDVQLLFADQSTGARSPSMVGQGRIGELIQAKPQARRALLEEAAGISGLHTRRHEAELRLKAAEQNLERLDDVVGELESQIESLKRQARQASRFKNLSADIRKAEATLLHLRWTLAKTQEGDARSALAVATALVGDRAAAQMAAAREQGIGAHRLPDLRDAEAAAAAAFQRLSIAKAQIEEEAGRIRARQAELERRLQQLDGDIAREERMVRDNADILERLREEEATLNSENAGAAQREATTRAAFEQAGATLSQSEAKLAALTAERAEAAAARNQIERTLRENAERRDRFARQLADVDRELSEIVSKVAGLPDPAEKRALVEDALARLEEAEAGAIAAEQAVAEARATESAARPPLQDARAELAGIETEARTLAKILNAASGDLFPSVLEQLSVERGYETALGAALGEDLDVPLDRSAPVHWGESQVEPGDAALPEGLKSLASVVRAPSQLARRLAQIGIVDAADGKRLQTLLAPGQRLVSRDGALWRWDGLTASADAPTAAAQRLAQKNRLAELDAEAVQATQMMREAEAALAQAEQALREASEAERNARQAGRDAQHGLDAARSALAEAEKAGGELASRRAALDEARARIVDSHEETAAAFAEAEMLLQDAPDLGDLQLQLEQTAANVSRDRATLADARAVHEGLRREAEARTRRLDAIGAERSNWLQRAENASTQIASLGERRAEAEAERETLADAPDEIDARRRALLSQLTEAETLRKAAADRLQEAETKQAELDKAATAAIQSLADSRETRVRAEERLTAADERRLEVEARIQETLNTPPHLVIRHTGLEADSPMPEMADIERQLDRLKVERERLGAVNLRAEEEQKELSDRLEAIVSEREDIIEAIRKLRQAIQSLNREGRERLLAAFEVVNGHFQRLFSHLFGGGTAELQLIESDDPLEAGLEILARPPGKKPQTMTLLSGGEQALTAMSLIFAVFLTNPAPICVLDEVDAPLDDHNVERFCNLMDEMAATTETRFVIITHNPITMARMNRLFGVTMAEQGVSQLVSVDLQAAEAMREAS, from the coding sequence ATGAAGTTTTCGCGCCTTCGCCTCCTCGGCTTCAAATCCTTCGTCGAACCCGGCGAGTTCGTCATCGAACGCGGCCTGACCGGCATTGTCGGGCCGAATGGCTGCGGCAAGTCGAACCTTGTCGAGGCGATGCGCTGGGTGATGGGCGAAAGCTCGTACAAGAACATGCGCGCGTCCGGCATGGACGACGTGATCTTTTCCGGCTCGGGAACGCGCCCGGCCCGCAACACCGCCGAAGTCACGCTGTTCCTCGACAACTCGGACCGCACCGCGCCCGCCGCCTTCAACGACGCCGATGAATTGCAGGTGTCGCGCCGCATCGAGCGCGAAGCCGGCTCGCTCTACCGCATCAACGGCAAGGAAGCCCGCGCCAAGGACGTGCAGCTTCTGTTCGCCGACCAGTCGACCGGCGCGCGCTCGCCTTCCATGGTCGGACAGGGCCGCATCGGCGAACTGATCCAGGCCAAGCCGCAGGCGCGCCGCGCGCTGCTCGAAGAGGCCGCCGGCATTTCCGGCCTGCACACGCGCCGTCACGAGGCCGAGCTTCGGCTGAAGGCGGCCGAACAAAATCTGGAACGGCTGGACGATGTCGTCGGCGAACTGGAGAGCCAGATCGAAAGCCTTAAGCGCCAGGCGCGCCAGGCATCGCGCTTCAAGAACCTGTCGGCCGATATCCGCAAGGCGGAAGCCACGCTCTTGCATCTGCGCTGGACCTTGGCCAAGACCCAGGAGGGCGATGCGCGTTCGGCGCTGGCGGTTGCCACAGCTCTGGTCGGCGACCGCGCCGCCGCCCAGATGGCTGCCGCCCGGGAGCAAGGCATCGGCGCCCACCGGCTGCCGGACCTGCGTGACGCCGAGGCCGCGGCTGCCGCCGCCTTCCAGCGCCTGTCCATCGCCAAGGCGCAGATCGAGGAGGAGGCAGGCCGCATCCGCGCCCGCCAGGCCGAACTCGAGCGCCGGCTGCAGCAGCTCGACGGCGACATCGCGCGCGAGGAGCGCATGGTCCGCGACAATGCGGATATTCTTGAGCGCCTGCGCGAGGAAGAAGCCACGCTCAATTCCGAAAATGCCGGCGCCGCCCAACGCGAGGCCACGACGCGGGCCGCTTTCGAGCAGGCCGGCGCAACGCTGTCGCAGAGCGAAGCCAAGCTCGCTGCGCTGACCGCCGAACGCGCCGAGGCCGCCGCCGCGCGCAATCAGATCGAACGAACGCTGCGCGAAAACGCCGAACGCCGCGATCGCTTTGCCCGCCAGCTGGCCGATGTCGACCGCGAATTGTCCGAGATTGTGTCGAAGGTTGCGGGCTTGCCCGATCCCGCCGAGAAGCGCGCTCTGGTCGAGGACGCGCTCGCCCGGTTGGAGGAGGCCGAGGCCGGCGCCATTGCTGCCGAACAGGCGGTCGCCGAGGCGCGCGCCACCGAGAGTGCCGCCCGTCCGCCGCTGCAGGATGCCAGGGCCGAACTCGCCGGCATCGAGACCGAAGCCCGCACGCTGGCCAAGATCCTCAATGCCGCCAGCGGCGATCTTTTCCCGTCGGTACTGGAGCAACTCAGCGTCGAACGCGGCTATGAGACGGCCCTCGGTGCTGCGCTTGGCGAGGATCTCGACGTGCCGCTCGACCGCAGCGCGCCGGTGCATTGGGGCGAAAGCCAGGTTGAACCAGGCGATGCGGCTTTGCCGGAAGGCCTCAAGAGCCTCGCCAGCGTGGTGCGCGCGCCTTCGCAGCTTGCCCGCCGGTTGGCGCAGATCGGCATCGTCGATGCGGCGGACGGCAAACGCCTGCAGACGCTGCTTGCCCCCGGCCAGCGGCTGGTCAGCCGTGACGGCGCGCTGTGGCGTTGGGATGGCTTGACCGCCAGCGCCGATGCACCGACCGCGGCCGCGCAGAGGCTGGCGCAGAAGAACCGGCTGGCCGAGCTCGATGCCGAGGCGGTGCAGGCGACGCAGATGATGCGTGAGGCAGAGGCTGCCCTTGCCCAGGCCGAACAGGCGCTGCGTGAGGCGAGCGAGGCCGAACGCAACGCCCGCCAGGCCGGGCGCGATGCCCAGCACGGCCTGGACGCCGCCCGCAGCGCGCTGGCCGAGGCCGAAAAGGCCGGTGGCGAGCTGGCAAGCCGCCGCGCCGCCCTGGACGAGGCGCGCGCGCGAATCGTCGACAGCCATGAAGAAACGGCCGCCGCCTTCGCCGAGGCCGAAATGCTGCTGCAGGACGCCCCCGATCTCGGCGACCTGCAACTTCAGCTCGAACAGACCGCCGCCAATGTCAGCCGCGATCGCGCAACCTTGGCCGACGCGCGTGCCGTCCATGAAGGCCTGCGCCGCGAAGCCGAGGCGCGCACGCGCCGGCTCGATGCCATCGGCGCCGAGCGCAGCAACTGGCTGCAGCGGGCCGAAAACGCCTCGACGCAGATCGCCTCGCTCGGCGAGCGCAGGGCCGAGGCCGAGGCCGAGCGCGAAACGCTGGCCGACGCCCCCGACGAGATCGACGCCAGGCGCCGCGCGCTGCTGTCGCAGCTGACCGAGGCAGAGACCTTGCGCAAGGCGGCCGCCGACCGCTTGCAGGAGGCCGAGACCAAGCAGGCCGAGCTGGACAAGGCCGCCACCGCGGCGATCCAGTCGCTGGCCGATTCCCGCGAAACCCGCGTCCGCGCCGAAGAGCGATTGACCGCCGCCGACGAGCGCCGGCTCGAGGTCGAGGCGCGCATCCAGGAAACGCTGAACACGCCGCCGCATTTGGTCATCCGCCATACCGGCCTGGAAGCCGACAGCCCGATGCCGGAAATGGCCGACATCGAGCGCCAGCTCGACCGGCTGAAGGTTGAGCGCGAGCGGCTCGGCGCCGTCAATCTACGCGCCGAGGAAGAGCAGAAGGAACTGTCGGACCGGCTGGAGGCCATCGTTTCCGAGCGCGAGGACATCATCGAGGCGATCCGCAAGCTCAGGCAAGCGATCCAGAGCCTGAACCGCGAAGGCCGCGAACGGCTGCTTGCCGCTTTCGAGGTGGTCAACGGCCATTTCCAGCGGCTGTTCTCGCATCTGTTCGGTGGCGGCACGGCCGAATTGCAGCTGATCGAATCCGACGACCCGCTCGAAGCCGGGCTCGAAATCCTGGCCCGTCCGCCCGGCAAGAAGCCGCAGACCATGACGCTGCTGTCCGGCGGCGAGCAGGCGCTGACGGCGATGTCGCTTATCTTTGCGGTGTTCCTGACCAATCCGGCGCCGATCTGCGTGCTCGACGAAGTCGACGCGCCGCTCGACGATCACAATGTCGAGCGCTTCTGCAATTTGATGGACGAAATGGCCGCGACCACCGAGACGCGCTTCGTCATCATCACCCACAACCCGATCACGATGGCGCGCATGAACCGCCTGTTCGGCGTGACCATGGCCGAGCAGGGCGTCAGCCAACTGGTCTCGGTCGATCTGCAGGCCGCCGAGGCGATGCGCGAGGCGAGCTGA
- the ppdK gene encoding pyruvate, phosphate dikinase, with protein MTKWVYTFGDGAAEGRAGDRNLLGGKGANLAEMCSLGLPVPPGFTLTTEVCNAYYANGNSYPAALQADVVKALDHIGQLTGRRFGDPSKLLLVSVRSGARASMPGMMDTVLNLGLNDETVEALAADSGDARFAYDSYRRFIQMYSDVVMGLDHEVFEEILEDQKASLGHELDTELTAQEWQSVIALYKAKVEEELDKPFPQDPHEQLWGAIGAVFSSWMNNRAITYRRLHDIPESWGTAVNVQAMVFGNMGETSATGVAFTRNPSTGEKMLYGEFLVNAQGEDVVAGIRTPQNITEAARIAAGSDKPSLQKLMPDAFRSFVDISDRLEQHYRDMQDLEFTIERGKLWMLQTRSGKRTAKAALKIAVEMARDKLITTEEAVARIDPASLDQLLHPTIDPKAARDVIGVGLPASPGAATGEIVFSSADAEDLKTQGRKAILVRIETSPEDIHGMHASEGILTTRGGMTSHAAVVARGMGKPCVSGAGSLRVDYKAGTLMSMGQTFRKGDIITIDGSNGQVLKGAVSMLQPELSGDFAAIMEWADAVRRMKVRTNAETPLDARMARSFGAEGIGLCRTEHMFFDGERIVAMREMILADTEKDRRTALAKLLPMQRSDFLELFEIMAGLPVTIRLLDPPLHEFLPKTEAEVAEVAAAMNVSLDKLRQRTEALHEFNPMLGHRGCRLAVSYPEIAEMQARAIFEAAVEAGKKAGALVVPEIMVPLVGLVKELDYVKARIDAVAKAVMDETGVKIDYLTGTMIELPRAAIRAHVIAATAEFFSFGTNDLTQTTFGISRDDAASFLETYRQKGIIEQDPFVSLDIEGVGELVRMAAQKGRATRPDIKLGICGEHGGDPASIRFCEEVGLDYVSCSPYRVPIARLAAAQAAVQIAKTAVPRPKKSAAAS; from the coding sequence ATGACCAAATGGGTCTACACCTTCGGCGATGGCGCCGCGGAGGGACGTGCGGGCGACCGCAACCTTCTCGGCGGCAAAGGCGCCAATCTGGCCGAGATGTGCAGTCTTGGCCTGCCCGTGCCGCCGGGCTTCACCCTCACCACCGAAGTCTGCAACGCCTATTACGCCAACGGCAACAGCTATCCGGCCGCGTTGCAGGCCGATGTCGTCAAGGCGCTGGACCATATCGGGCAGCTGACGGGGCGCCGTTTCGGCGATCCGTCGAAGCTGCTTCTGGTCTCGGTCCGCTCCGGGGCCAGGGCCTCGATGCCGGGCATGATGGACACCGTGCTCAATCTCGGCCTCAATGACGAGACGGTCGAGGCGTTGGCAGCCGATTCCGGCGATGCCCGCTTTGCCTATGACAGCTACCGCCGCTTCATTCAGATGTATTCCGATGTCGTCATGGGTCTCGACCACGAAGTGTTCGAGGAAATCCTGGAGGACCAGAAGGCGAGCCTCGGCCACGAGCTCGACACCGAACTGACAGCGCAGGAATGGCAGAGCGTCATCGCCCTTTACAAGGCCAAGGTCGAGGAGGAACTCGACAAGCCGTTTCCGCAGGACCCGCACGAGCAGCTGTGGGGGGCGATCGGCGCGGTGTTTTCCAGCTGGATGAACAACCGCGCCATCACCTACCGGCGCCTACACGACATCCCGGAAAGCTGGGGCACGGCGGTCAATGTCCAGGCCATGGTATTCGGCAACATGGGCGAGACGTCGGCCACCGGCGTCGCCTTCACGCGCAACCCCTCGACCGGCGAAAAGATGCTCTATGGCGAATTCCTGGTGAACGCGCAGGGCGAGGATGTCGTAGCCGGCATCCGCACGCCGCAAAACATCACCGAGGCGGCGCGCATCGCCGCCGGCTCCGACAAGCCGTCGCTGCAGAAACTGATGCCGGACGCGTTCCGGTCCTTCGTCGACATCTCCGACCGCCTGGAACAGCACTACCGCGACATGCAGGATCTCGAATTCACCATCGAGCGCGGCAAATTGTGGATGCTGCAGACGCGTTCCGGCAAGCGCACCGCCAAGGCGGCGCTGAAGATTGCCGTCGAAATGGCGCGCGACAAGCTGATCACGACGGAGGAGGCGGTCGCCCGCATCGATCCCGCCTCGCTCGATCAGCTGTTGCATCCTACCATCGACCCCAAGGCCGCGCGCGATGTCATCGGCGTCGGCCTGCCGGCTTCTCCGGGCGCCGCGACCGGCGAGATCGTCTTCTCGTCCGCCGATGCCGAGGATCTGAAGACGCAAGGTCGCAAGGCAATCCTGGTGCGCATCGAAACCAGCCCCGAAGACATTCACGGCATGCATGCTTCAGAAGGCATCCTGACCACGCGCGGCGGCATGACCAGCCACGCCGCCGTGGTCGCGCGCGGCATGGGCAAGCCTTGCGTTTCGGGCGCCGGCTCGCTGCGTGTCGACTACAAGGCCGGCACGCTGATGTCGATGGGCCAGACCTTCCGCAAGGGCGACATCATCACCATCGATGGTAGCAACGGCCAGGTGCTGAAGGGCGCCGTGTCGATGCTGCAGCCGGAACTGTCGGGCGATTTCGCCGCCATCATGGAATGGGCCGATGCGGTGCGCCGCATGAAGGTGCGCACCAATGCCGAGACGCCGCTCGATGCGCGCATGGCGCGCTCCTTCGGCGCCGAAGGCATCGGCCTCTGCCGCACCGAGCACATGTTCTTCGACGGCGAGCGTATCGTCGCCATGCGCGAGATGATCCTGGCCGATACCGAGAAGGACCGCCGCACCGCGCTTGCCAAGCTGTTGCCGATGCAGCGCTCGGATTTCCTCGAACTGTTCGAGATCATGGCCGGCCTGCCGGTGACGATCCGGCTGCTCGATCCGCCGCTGCACGAATTCCTGCCCAAGACGGAAGCGGAGGTGGCGGAGGTCGCCGCCGCCATGAACGTCTCGCTCGACAAGCTCAGGCAGCGCACCGAAGCCCTGCACGAGTTCAACCCGATGCTCGGCCATCGCGGCTGCCGCCTCGCCGTCTCCTATCCCGAGATTGCCGAGATGCAGGCGCGCGCCATTTTCGAGGCAGCCGTCGAGGCCGGCAAGAAAGCCGGCGCGCTGGTCGTTCCCGAGATCATGGTGCCGCTGGTCGGCCTGGTGAAGGAGCTCGACTACGTCAAGGCGCGCATCGATGCGGTCGCCAAGGCTGTCATGGACGAGACCGGCGTCAAGATCGACTATCTCACCGGCACGATGATCGAGCTTCCGCGCGCGGCGATCCGCGCCCACGTCATCGCTGCTACGGCCGAGTTCTTCTCCTTCGGCACCAACGACCTCACCCAGACCACTTTCGGCATCTCGCGCGACGATGCGGCGTCCTTCCTCGAGACCTATCGGCAGAAAGGCATCATCGAGCAGGACCCGTTCGTCTCGCTCGACATCGAGGGCGTCGGCGAACTGGTGCGCATGGCTGCGCAAAAGGGCAGGGCGACACGGCCCGACATCAAGCTCGGCATATGCGGTGAACATGGCGGCGATCCGGCCTCGATCCGCTTCTGCGAAGAGGTCGGCCTCGACTATGTCTCGTGCTCTCCCTACCGCGTGCCGATCGCGAGATTGGCCGCAGCCCAAGCCGCGGTGCAGATTGCCAAAACAGCAGTGCCGCGCCCCAAAAAGAGCGCCGCGGCATCCTGA
- a CDS encoding DUF721 domain-containing protein produces MAGRTPYGNPVPVSDLATAILDPVLRKRAGISIGLVQSWEEIAGPRLAGHSRPEKIQWPRRMHEDDPFEPAVLVIACEGMAALHLQHETGEIINRVNAFLGFNAIGRIRIVQKPVLRDKARPKPTPRALTSVEKAKLSDTVGKIEDEGLRASLERLGATILGQRKRPR; encoded by the coding sequence ATGGCAGGGAGAACGCCTTACGGCAATCCCGTTCCGGTGAGCGATCTCGCGACCGCGATCCTCGACCCCGTGCTGCGCAAGCGGGCCGGCATTTCGATCGGGCTGGTGCAGTCATGGGAAGAGATCGCCGGCCCCAGGCTCGCCGGCCATTCGCGCCCCGAAAAAATCCAGTGGCCGCGCCGCATGCATGAGGACGATCCGTTCGAGCCGGCGGTGCTGGTCATCGCCTGCGAGGGCATGGCCGCGCTGCACCTACAGCACGAGACCGGCGAGATCATCAACCGCGTCAATGCCTTTCTCGGCTTCAACGCGATCGGCAGGATCCGGATCGTGCAAAAGCCGGTGCTGAGGGACAAAGCCCGGCCGAAACCGACGCCGAGAGCACTGACTTCTGTCGAAAAGGCCAAATTGTCCGATACCGTCGGCAAGATCGAGGATGAAGGCTTGCGCGCCTCGCTGGAGCGTCTTGGCGCCACAATTCTTGGCCAAAGGAAGCGGCCAAGGTAA